One genomic segment of Hordeum vulgare subsp. vulgare chromosome 2H, MorexV3_pseudomolecules_assembly, whole genome shotgun sequence includes these proteins:
- the LOC123425111 gene encoding dof zinc finger protein DOF5.7-like — translation MASTAGDDAVAAGRRKAGTPPALPPPPAEQAVRCPRCDSPNTKFCYYNNYSLSQPRHFCKTCRRYWTKGGALRSVPVGGGCRKNKRSRSGSSAASASRGLSLTTPAGGTADQDQHAARMSVGGFPAGGGGGDFRGVVGMLPVLHSPAVVGQYVPFGDWSSGETNGGGRGTNGSAGAGNGAASSAIASSIESLSFINQDLHWKLQQQRVATMFLGPPSASSSSHHHVVGGGSNSNGMSAAVQFGGGGTFLQMAGLSGCMETLPTATTWFMDNSYALPSPPRPAAGVGAASSNINSGRSSGGGGDDNATSNDDNNNCGGSIPSWGDISTFAMLP, via the coding sequence ATGGCGTCGACGGCGGGCGACGACGCGGTGGCGGCCGGACGGCGCAAGGCGGGCACGCCGCcggccctgccgccgcccccggcCGAGCAGGCGGTGAGGTGCCCGCGCTGCGACTCGCCCAACACCaagttctgctactacaacaactacagccTGTCGCAGCCGCGCCACTTCTGCAAGACATGCCGGCGGTACTGGACCAAGGGCGGCGCGCTCCGCAGCGTCCCCGTCGGCGGCGGCTGCCGCAAGAACAAGCGCtcccgctccggctcctccgccgcctccgcctcccgcGGCCTCTCGCTCACCACGCCGGCCGGGGGCACCGCCGACCAGGACCAGCACGCCGCGAGGATGAGCGTGGGCGGGTTTCCtgctggtggcggcggcggcgacttcCGCGGCGTGGTCGGCATGCTGCCGGTGCTCCACTCCCCGGCCGTCGTCGGCCAGTACGTGCCGTTCGGGGACTGGTCCTCGGGGGAAACCAACGGCGGCGGCCGCGGGACGAATGGGTCGGCGGGAGCCGGGAACGGGGCAGCGAGCAGCGCCATCGCGTCGTCCATCGAGTCGCTCAGCTTCATCAACCAGGACCTCCACTGGAAGCTGCAGCAGCAGCGGGTCGCCACCATGTTCCTCGGCCCGCccagcgcctcctcctcctcccaccacCACGTCGTCGGTGGTGGCAGCAACAGCAATGGCATGTCAGCCGCCGTGCAGTTCGGAGGAGGCGGCACCTTCCTGCAGATGGCGGGGCTATCCGGCTGCATGGAGACCCTGCCGACGGCCACGACGTGGTTCATGGACAACTCCTACGCGTTGCCTTCCCCGCCGCGACCCGCTGCCGGCGTGGGCGCCGCcagtagcaacatcaacagcGGCCGGagtagcggcggcggcggggacgaTAACGCCACgtcgaacgacgacaacaacaactgcgGCGGCTCGATCCCGTCGTGGGGCGACATTTCGACGTTCGCAATGCTGCCGTAG